A window of the Salvelinus alpinus chromosome 3, SLU_Salpinus.1, whole genome shotgun sequence genome harbors these coding sequences:
- the LOC139570622 gene encoding palmitoyltransferase ZDHHC16A-like: MRPCPTFLLVLLRWVRLRMCARRWRYNNGNNSRLPLCVRQRWAYLKLMVNSLYYNSLTNSDVVMDSLMEPIFWMVDLLTRWFGAVFVCLVVILTSSILLIAYVGLLPLILNTYSPPWIVWHIGYGHWNLIMIVFHYYKATKTAPGYPPTVKNDIPFVSVCKKCIIPKPARTHHCGICNTCILKMDHHCPWLNNCVGHFNQRYFFCFCLSMTLGCVYCSISGRNLFLDAYSAIERFKHMDLDKSGVPVTGMGQLIGILPPGQSTYQTPPPPYTFRDKMFHKSIIYMWVLTSTVAVALGGLTIWHAVLISRGETSIERHINNKEAERMAKHGKVYKNPFNYGRLNNWKVFFGVEKRSHWLTRVLLPSGHAPYGNGLTWDIYPIRKDMIPV; encoded by the exons ATGCGGCCGTGCCCCACCTTCCTGCTGGTGCTGCTGCGCTGGGTGCGGTTGCGCATGTGTGCCAGACGGTGGCGCTACAACAATGGCAACAACAGTAGACTACcgctgtgtgtgagacagagatgGGCCTACCTCAAACTGATGGTTAACTCCCTCTATTACAACTCCCTCACCAACTCTGATGTCGTCATGGACTCACTGATGGAACCCATCTTCTGGATGGTGGACCTACTCACCCGCTGGTTCGGGGCG gtGTTTGTCTGTCTGGTGGTGATACTGACcagttctatcctgctgatagcCTACGTGGGTCTGCTGCCCTTGATTCTCAACACCTACTCTCCACCCTGGATAGTCTGGCACATCGGTTATGGACACTGGAACCTCATCATGATTGTCTTCCACTATTATAAAGCCACCAAGACCGCCCCAGGATACCCCcctacg GTAAAGAATGACATTCCGTTTGTGTCCGTGTGTAAGAAGTGTATCATCCCCAAACCAGCCAGGACTCACCACTGTGGCATCTGCAACAC GTGCATTCTGAAAATGGATCATCATTGTC CGTGGCTGAATAACTGTGTTGGCCATTTTAACCAGCGCTACTTCTTCTGCTTCTGTCTCTCCATGACCCTGGGCTGTGTCTACTGCAGCATCAGTGGCCGTAACCTCTTCCTAGATGCTTATAGTGCTATAgag CGCTTCAAACACATGGACTTGGATAAATCAGGTGTCCCGGTgacagggatggggcaactcaTAGGAATCTTACCTCCTGGGCAG AGCACCTACcagaccccccctcctccctacacGTTCAGAGACAAGATGTTCCACAAGAGTATCATCTACATGTGGGTATTAACTAG CACGGTGGCTGTAGCTCTGGGGGGGCTGACTATCTGGCACGCAGTGCTGATATCCCGAGGAGAGACCAGCATAGAGAGACACATCAACAACAAGGAGGCCGAACGCATGGCCAAACATGGCAAG GTGTACAAGAACCCCTTTAACTATGGCAGACTAAACAACTGGAAAGTCTTCTTTGGTGTGGAGAAAAGAAG tcaTTGGCTGACGCGAGTCCTCCTGCCCTCTGGACATGCCCCCTATGGGAACGGCCTGACCTGGGACATCTATCCAATCAGAAAAGACATGATCCCCGTCTGA